In Prunus dulcis chromosome 1, ALMONDv2, whole genome shotgun sequence, the following are encoded in one genomic region:
- the LOC117613895 gene encoding uncharacterized protein LOC117613895 isoform X2, producing MTKPKVEEAKPNAEEKPDDLEINSIGSLYNGPWDKKYWSSSRGKDRYPYPVGYRAVRAHNGSTYKMEIQEGPKGPLFSIIAADGQSSSGQTPYIAWEKFQKAFFPRMKIWHGKRFSCKIDGVEFFGFKNPFVQRLLRELAANVNGTAERSLVPSSFCNGASRTDVDNRFPDARPYLAIPRITGKRSRRREIVNSKSFSWTSIKRTRPEDLTSFAEPSDSVKGSKRYHNNGNSKLSSSLEGEYDICKYSKASPPLVHLVPAHQEASEFSVKDSLPLDSVGFSNHPRMDAVHEEARLFVGSGNCKSTVVASNLSVDEEKPLDRTEDPNPMVPENKTVDTVPKDSEGLTDVDLCAPDTYFTQDKTSDSAPAFQDRSASNVVISEGLLTESHREEETATSKSNASSEMSEFDSVGQEMAKSMMTFLLPQAIPLLKKGSRKEKGVILAVNNDRMEEKMYTQNNDFGSMVPTKSFVPDSLEDDQYGDHVVNHVISSSDKAEAGQDSSYPACLLNSHGLLVTVNEHNKSLDVHLETNGTKDIFPYTEVGMASTGGLQECDTNVSESLPVCMSPCKRVFSEEIRDKSANKDECSLGVNIHSMKSNETAVDLPEAINIIDDNQRGMLNSSKASQNENSVKTTVAETGNESFTKVPHLVYTKRKAQNICPIKGNHSGPLSESIICRNSGDICLPESYPSTETLLALETLQMGSSDDNSYKDSFCAEAKTVEHSSCLNADKPSVNSKGLLNGHYPAVLQEQALVGASKEKDTLCSLDLSVSRLENHVDKDVVGHENLLELNDTETSQKQGMGLMHDPNSVPHSSDSKPHSMELNNELTGSLEFVGRYSHQNAVLSVLLSAKGTEIYVCVLCGLLVDKDGSLFIYKVAIEEPRVGCPSFVGHTSVTLPIRKDYFGRIALERSSLQFTPDGQYLVLLDSIKTPYCRQGSIHCLCSTCTSNCSEENTVKIVQVKLGYVSKVASLKAVDGLECILVCEPNNLVAVGESGRLHLWVMNSTWSAQIENFVLPAEDCISPGIVELKRIPNCTHIVVGHNGFGEFSLWDISKRILVSRFSAASSSICQFVPVSLFTWRIKCPVSSYSDIEEHINELVAATSNNQFSLEGEDIAVWLLVSSSSDSDAQQDYVSDDCDSNPMGRWRLALMVKNMVIFGSALDPRAAVIGASAGQGICGTCDGLVYMWELSTGNKFGAMHHFKGGSVSCIATDDSRPSPRAVAVAGDNQLLVFLHSEKSSVH from the exons ATGACGAAGCCTAAAGTCGAAGAAGCAAAACCTAACGCGGAAGAGAAACCCGACGATCTCGAAATCAACTCGATCGGCTCCCTCTACAATGGACCTTGGGACAAGAAGTACTGGAGCTCCTCCAGG GGGAAAGATCGGTATCCTTATCCAGTTGGGTACCGGGCTGTTCGAGCTCACAATGGGAGCACATATAAGATGGAAATTCAAGAAGGTCCTAAAGGACCTTTATTTTCG ATAATTGCTGCTGATGGACAATCGTCTTCTGGGCAAACGCCATACATTGCATGGGAGAAATTTCAGAAGGCATTTTTTCCCCGCATGAAGATTTGGCATGGGAAGAGATTTTCGTGTAAAATAGATGGTGTGGAG ttttttgggttcaaaaaTCCATTTGTCCAGAGGCTACTTCGGGAGCTGGCTGCAAACGTTAATGGAACAGCAGAAAGGAGTTTGGTACCCTCAAGCTTCTGCAATGGAGCTTCTAGAACAGATGTCGATAATCGCTTTCCAGATGCACGTCCATACTTGGCAATACCACGAATCACTGGGAAGAGAAGTAGGAGACGTGAAATTGTAAATTCAAAGTCATTCAGTTGGACTAGCATTAAAAGAACCAGACCTGAAGATCTGACATCTTTTGCCGAGCCTTCAGATTCAGTGAAAGGGAGTAAGAGATATCATAATAATGGGAATTCCAAGCTCTCCTCTTCTTTGGAAGGAGAGTATGACATTTGTAAATATTCAAAAGCATCGCCACCATTAGTGCATTTAGTACCTGCTCATCAAGAAGCGAGTGAATTTTCAGTCAAAGATAGTTTGCCATTGGATTCTGTTGGCTTCTCCAATCATCCCAGGATGGATGCTGTCCATGAAGAAGCAAGGCTTTTTGTTGGTTCTGGAAATTGCAAATCTACTGTGGTAGCCAGCAACTTGTCTGTGGATGAAGAAAAACCT CTTGATAGGACTGAAGATCCCAATCCAATGGTaccagaaaacaaaactgTAGATACAGTGCCAAAAGATTCTGAAGGTCTTACTGATGTTGACCTTTGTGCTCCCGATACCTATTTTACACAGG ATAAGACTTCTGATTCTGCTCCAGCTTTCCAGGATAGAAGTGCATCGAATGTGGTCATTTCTGAAGGATTGCTGACAGAATCACATCGAGAAGAAGAAACAGCCACCTCTAAATCAAATGCAAGTTCTGAAATGAGTGAGTTTGATTCGGTTGGTCAAGAAATGGCCAAGTCAATGATGACATTTCTTCTTCCGCAAGCTATTCCTCTGCTCAAGAAGGGCTCAAGGAAGGAAAAGG GTGTAATACTTGCTGTAAATAACGATCGAATGGAGGAAAAGATGTACACCcaaaataatgattttggttCAATGGTTCCAACAAAGTCTTTTGTTCCTGACAGCTTGGAGGATGATCAATACGGTGACCATGTAGTCAACCACGTGATATCTTCCTCTGATAAGGCTGAAGCTGGTCAAGATAGTTCTTACCCTGCATGCCTTCTCAACAGTCATGGGCTTCTTGTTACTGTTAATGAGCATAACAAATCATTAGATGTTCATCTTGAGACCAATGGAACCAAAGATATTTTTCCTTATACGGAAGTGGGCATGGCTTCTACTGGGGGGCTTCAGGAATGTGACACCAACGTATCTGAGTCTCTTCCAGTATGTATGTCTCCTTGTAAAAGAGTCTTTTCTGAAGAAATCAGGGATAAATCTGCTAATAAGGATGAATGCTCACTAGGTGTTAATATCCATTCTATGAAGAGCAATGAAACTGCAGTTGATCTTCCTGAAG CCATAAATATAATTGATGATAACCAAAGAGGCATGTTGAATTCTTCAAAAGCATCACAGAATGAAAATTCTGTTAAGACAACTGTTGCAGAAACTGGAAATGAGTCCTTCACTAAAGTTCCACACTTGGTATATACCAAGAGAAAAGCTCAAAATATATGCCCTATTAAAGGAAATCACAGTGGTCCACTCTCAGAGAGTATAATATGCAGAAACAGTGGAGATATTTGTTTGCCTGAATCATACCCTTCCACAGAGACTTTGCTTGCGTTGGAGACTCTTCAGATGGGTTCTTCTGATGACAATTCATATAAAGATTCATTCTGTGCTGAAGCCAAGACTGTGGAACATTCCAGTTGTTTGAATGCAGACAAACCTTCTGTGAATTCTAAAGGTCTCTTAAACGGTCATTATCCTGCTGTATTACAAGAGCAAGCATTGGTTGGTGCctccaaagaaaaagatactTTGTGCTCTCTTGATTTGTCTGTTTCACGTTTAGAAAACCATGTTGACAAGGATGTGGTTGGGCACGAGAACCTCCTTGAGCTAAACGACACTGAAACATCTCAGAAACAGGGGATGGGTCTCATGCATGATCCCAATAGTGTTCCGCATAGTTCAGATTCAAAGCCTCACAGTATGGAACTTAATAACGAACTAACAGGCAGTCTTGAGTTCGTGGGACGTTATTCCCATCAAAATGCTGTTTTGTCAGTATTGTTGAGTGCAAAAGGGACTGAAATTTACGTTTGTGTTTTATGTGGCCTTCTGGTTGATAAGGACGGAAGCCTGTTCATCTATAAGGTAGCAATTGAGGAACCAAGGGTTGGATGCCCTTCTTTTGTTGGTCACACATCAGTAACATTGCCGATTCGAAAAGACTATTTTGGTAGA ATTGCTTTGGAAAGATCCAGTTTGCAATTCACCCCGGACGGGCAATATCTAGTTTTACTTGACAGCATTAAAACACCTTACTGCAG GCAGGGGAGCATCCATTGTTTGTGCTCCACATGTACGTCAAACTGCTCGGAGGAGAATACAGTAAAGATTGTGCAAGTAAAACTTGGCTATGTTTCAAAGGTGGCAAGTTTGAAAGCAGTAGACGGTTTAGAATGCATATTGGTTTGTGAACCTAATAATCTTGTTGCTGTTGGAGAAAGTGGGAGACTGCATCTGTGGGTTATGAATTCAACATGGAG TGCGCAAATAGAGAATTTTGTTCTGCCAGCTGAAGATTGCATCTCCCCTGGAATAGTGGAGTTGAAGAGAATTCCAAATTGTACTCATATAGTTGTTGGGCATAATGGTTTTGGTGAATTCAGTTTATG GGATATTTCTAAACGCATCCTTGTGTCGAGGTTCTCTGCAGCAAGCTCTTCAATCTGTCAATTCGTTCCTGTCAGTTTGTTTACTTGGCGAATAAAATGCCCTGTTTCAAGCTACTCTGATATAGAAGAACACATCAATGAGTTGGTGGCTGCCACATCCAATAACCAATTTTCTTTGGAGGGGGAAGACATTGCTGTATGGCTTCTTGTCTCATCATCTTCTGATTCTGATGCTCAACAAGACTATGTATCAGATGATTGTGACTCGAATCCAATGGGGAGGTGGAGGCTTGCTCTAATGGTGAAAAATATGGTGATCTTCGGAAGTGCATTGGATCCAAG GGCTGCTGTGATTGGTGCATCAGCGGGTCAAGGCATCTGTGGTACTTGTGATGGGCTTGTGTATATGTGGGAATTATCTACAGGAAACAAATTTGGCGCTATGCATCATTTCAAAG GTGGCAGTGTTTCCTGTATTGCTACCGATGATTCGAGGCCGAGCCCACGCGCTGTGGCCGTAGCTGGGGATAATCAGTTGCTGGTTTTCCTGCACTCTGAAAAGTCGTCTGTACATTAA
- the LOC117613895 gene encoding uncharacterized protein LOC117613895 isoform X1, which produces MTKPKVEEAKPNAEEKPDDLEINSIGSLYNGPWDKKYWSSSRGKDRYPYPVGYRAVRAHNGSTYKMEIQEGPKGPLFSIIAADGQSSSGQTPYIAWEKFQKAFFPRMKIWHGKRFSCKIDGVEFFGFKNPFVQRLLRELAANVNGTAERSLVPSSFCNGASRTDVDNRFPDARPYLAIPRITGKRSRRREIVNSKSFSWTSIKRTRPEDLTSFAEPSDSVKGSKRYHNNGNSKLSSSLEGEYDICKYSKASPPLVHLVPAHQEASEFSVKDSLPLDSVGFSNHPRMDAVHEEARLFVGSGNCKSTVVASNLSVDEEKPLDRTEDPNPMVPENKTVDTVPKDSEGLTDVDLCAPDTYFTQDKTSDSAPAFQDRSASNVVISEGLLTESHREEETATSKSNASSEMSEFDSVGQEMAKSMMTFLLPQAIPLLKKGSRKEKGTVSPSEILPCAPSPGVILAVNNDRMEEKMYTQNNDFGSMVPTKSFVPDSLEDDQYGDHVVNHVISSSDKAEAGQDSSYPACLLNSHGLLVTVNEHNKSLDVHLETNGTKDIFPYTEVGMASTGGLQECDTNVSESLPVCMSPCKRVFSEEIRDKSANKDECSLGVNIHSMKSNETAVDLPEAINIIDDNQRGMLNSSKASQNENSVKTTVAETGNESFTKVPHLVYTKRKAQNICPIKGNHSGPLSESIICRNSGDICLPESYPSTETLLALETLQMGSSDDNSYKDSFCAEAKTVEHSSCLNADKPSVNSKGLLNGHYPAVLQEQALVGASKEKDTLCSLDLSVSRLENHVDKDVVGHENLLELNDTETSQKQGMGLMHDPNSVPHSSDSKPHSMELNNELTGSLEFVGRYSHQNAVLSVLLSAKGTEIYVCVLCGLLVDKDGSLFIYKVAIEEPRVGCPSFVGHTSVTLPIRKDYFGRIALERSSLQFTPDGQYLVLLDSIKTPYCRQGSIHCLCSTCTSNCSEENTVKIVQVKLGYVSKVASLKAVDGLECILVCEPNNLVAVGESGRLHLWVMNSTWSAQIENFVLPAEDCISPGIVELKRIPNCTHIVVGHNGFGEFSLWDISKRILVSRFSAASSSICQFVPVSLFTWRIKCPVSSYSDIEEHINELVAATSNNQFSLEGEDIAVWLLVSSSSDSDAQQDYVSDDCDSNPMGRWRLALMVKNMVIFGSALDPRAAVIGASAGQGICGTCDGLVYMWELSTGNKFGAMHHFKGGSVSCIATDDSRPSPRAVAVAGDNQLLVFLHSEKSSVH; this is translated from the exons ATGACGAAGCCTAAAGTCGAAGAAGCAAAACCTAACGCGGAAGAGAAACCCGACGATCTCGAAATCAACTCGATCGGCTCCCTCTACAATGGACCTTGGGACAAGAAGTACTGGAGCTCCTCCAGG GGGAAAGATCGGTATCCTTATCCAGTTGGGTACCGGGCTGTTCGAGCTCACAATGGGAGCACATATAAGATGGAAATTCAAGAAGGTCCTAAAGGACCTTTATTTTCG ATAATTGCTGCTGATGGACAATCGTCTTCTGGGCAAACGCCATACATTGCATGGGAGAAATTTCAGAAGGCATTTTTTCCCCGCATGAAGATTTGGCATGGGAAGAGATTTTCGTGTAAAATAGATGGTGTGGAG ttttttgggttcaaaaaTCCATTTGTCCAGAGGCTACTTCGGGAGCTGGCTGCAAACGTTAATGGAACAGCAGAAAGGAGTTTGGTACCCTCAAGCTTCTGCAATGGAGCTTCTAGAACAGATGTCGATAATCGCTTTCCAGATGCACGTCCATACTTGGCAATACCACGAATCACTGGGAAGAGAAGTAGGAGACGTGAAATTGTAAATTCAAAGTCATTCAGTTGGACTAGCATTAAAAGAACCAGACCTGAAGATCTGACATCTTTTGCCGAGCCTTCAGATTCAGTGAAAGGGAGTAAGAGATATCATAATAATGGGAATTCCAAGCTCTCCTCTTCTTTGGAAGGAGAGTATGACATTTGTAAATATTCAAAAGCATCGCCACCATTAGTGCATTTAGTACCTGCTCATCAAGAAGCGAGTGAATTTTCAGTCAAAGATAGTTTGCCATTGGATTCTGTTGGCTTCTCCAATCATCCCAGGATGGATGCTGTCCATGAAGAAGCAAGGCTTTTTGTTGGTTCTGGAAATTGCAAATCTACTGTGGTAGCCAGCAACTTGTCTGTGGATGAAGAAAAACCT CTTGATAGGACTGAAGATCCCAATCCAATGGTaccagaaaacaaaactgTAGATACAGTGCCAAAAGATTCTGAAGGTCTTACTGATGTTGACCTTTGTGCTCCCGATACCTATTTTACACAGG ATAAGACTTCTGATTCTGCTCCAGCTTTCCAGGATAGAAGTGCATCGAATGTGGTCATTTCTGAAGGATTGCTGACAGAATCACATCGAGAAGAAGAAACAGCCACCTCTAAATCAAATGCAAGTTCTGAAATGAGTGAGTTTGATTCGGTTGGTCAAGAAATGGCCAAGTCAATGATGACATTTCTTCTTCCGCAAGCTATTCCTCTGCTCAAGAAGGGCTCAAGGAAGGAAAAGGGTACTGTGAGCCCTTCTGAAATTCTGCCTTGTGCTCCATCCCCTG GTGTAATACTTGCTGTAAATAACGATCGAATGGAGGAAAAGATGTACACCcaaaataatgattttggttCAATGGTTCCAACAAAGTCTTTTGTTCCTGACAGCTTGGAGGATGATCAATACGGTGACCATGTAGTCAACCACGTGATATCTTCCTCTGATAAGGCTGAAGCTGGTCAAGATAGTTCTTACCCTGCATGCCTTCTCAACAGTCATGGGCTTCTTGTTACTGTTAATGAGCATAACAAATCATTAGATGTTCATCTTGAGACCAATGGAACCAAAGATATTTTTCCTTATACGGAAGTGGGCATGGCTTCTACTGGGGGGCTTCAGGAATGTGACACCAACGTATCTGAGTCTCTTCCAGTATGTATGTCTCCTTGTAAAAGAGTCTTTTCTGAAGAAATCAGGGATAAATCTGCTAATAAGGATGAATGCTCACTAGGTGTTAATATCCATTCTATGAAGAGCAATGAAACTGCAGTTGATCTTCCTGAAG CCATAAATATAATTGATGATAACCAAAGAGGCATGTTGAATTCTTCAAAAGCATCACAGAATGAAAATTCTGTTAAGACAACTGTTGCAGAAACTGGAAATGAGTCCTTCACTAAAGTTCCACACTTGGTATATACCAAGAGAAAAGCTCAAAATATATGCCCTATTAAAGGAAATCACAGTGGTCCACTCTCAGAGAGTATAATATGCAGAAACAGTGGAGATATTTGTTTGCCTGAATCATACCCTTCCACAGAGACTTTGCTTGCGTTGGAGACTCTTCAGATGGGTTCTTCTGATGACAATTCATATAAAGATTCATTCTGTGCTGAAGCCAAGACTGTGGAACATTCCAGTTGTTTGAATGCAGACAAACCTTCTGTGAATTCTAAAGGTCTCTTAAACGGTCATTATCCTGCTGTATTACAAGAGCAAGCATTGGTTGGTGCctccaaagaaaaagatactTTGTGCTCTCTTGATTTGTCTGTTTCACGTTTAGAAAACCATGTTGACAAGGATGTGGTTGGGCACGAGAACCTCCTTGAGCTAAACGACACTGAAACATCTCAGAAACAGGGGATGGGTCTCATGCATGATCCCAATAGTGTTCCGCATAGTTCAGATTCAAAGCCTCACAGTATGGAACTTAATAACGAACTAACAGGCAGTCTTGAGTTCGTGGGACGTTATTCCCATCAAAATGCTGTTTTGTCAGTATTGTTGAGTGCAAAAGGGACTGAAATTTACGTTTGTGTTTTATGTGGCCTTCTGGTTGATAAGGACGGAAGCCTGTTCATCTATAAGGTAGCAATTGAGGAACCAAGGGTTGGATGCCCTTCTTTTGTTGGTCACACATCAGTAACATTGCCGATTCGAAAAGACTATTTTGGTAGA ATTGCTTTGGAAAGATCCAGTTTGCAATTCACCCCGGACGGGCAATATCTAGTTTTACTTGACAGCATTAAAACACCTTACTGCAG GCAGGGGAGCATCCATTGTTTGTGCTCCACATGTACGTCAAACTGCTCGGAGGAGAATACAGTAAAGATTGTGCAAGTAAAACTTGGCTATGTTTCAAAGGTGGCAAGTTTGAAAGCAGTAGACGGTTTAGAATGCATATTGGTTTGTGAACCTAATAATCTTGTTGCTGTTGGAGAAAGTGGGAGACTGCATCTGTGGGTTATGAATTCAACATGGAG TGCGCAAATAGAGAATTTTGTTCTGCCAGCTGAAGATTGCATCTCCCCTGGAATAGTGGAGTTGAAGAGAATTCCAAATTGTACTCATATAGTTGTTGGGCATAATGGTTTTGGTGAATTCAGTTTATG GGATATTTCTAAACGCATCCTTGTGTCGAGGTTCTCTGCAGCAAGCTCTTCAATCTGTCAATTCGTTCCTGTCAGTTTGTTTACTTGGCGAATAAAATGCCCTGTTTCAAGCTACTCTGATATAGAAGAACACATCAATGAGTTGGTGGCTGCCACATCCAATAACCAATTTTCTTTGGAGGGGGAAGACATTGCTGTATGGCTTCTTGTCTCATCATCTTCTGATTCTGATGCTCAACAAGACTATGTATCAGATGATTGTGACTCGAATCCAATGGGGAGGTGGAGGCTTGCTCTAATGGTGAAAAATATGGTGATCTTCGGAAGTGCATTGGATCCAAG GGCTGCTGTGATTGGTGCATCAGCGGGTCAAGGCATCTGTGGTACTTGTGATGGGCTTGTGTATATGTGGGAATTATCTACAGGAAACAAATTTGGCGCTATGCATCATTTCAAAG GTGGCAGTGTTTCCTGTATTGCTACCGATGATTCGAGGCCGAGCCCACGCGCTGTGGCCGTAGCTGGGGATAATCAGTTGCTGGTTTTCCTGCACTCTGAAAAGTCGTCTGTACATTAA
- the LOC117613895 gene encoding uncharacterized protein LOC117613895 isoform X3 has protein sequence MTKPKVEEAKPNAEEKPDDLEINSIGSLYNGPWDKKYWSSSRGKDRYPYPVGYRAVRAHNGSTYKMEIQEGPKGPLFSIIAADGQSSSGQTPYIAWEKFQKAFFPRMKIWHGKRFSCKIDGVEFFGFKNPFVQRLLRELAANVNGTAERSLVPSSFCNGASRTDVDNRFPDARPYLAIPRITGKRSRRREIVNSKSFSWTSIKRTRPEDLTSFAEPSDSVKGSKRYHNNGNSKLSSSLEGEYDICKYSKASPPLVHLVPAHQEASEFSVKDSLPLDSVGFSNHPRMDAVHEEARLFVGSGNCKSTVVASNLSVDEEKPLDRTEDPNPMVPENKTVDTVPKDSEGLTDVDLCAPDTYFTQDKTSDSAPAFQDRSASNVVISEGLLTESHREEETATSKSNASSEMSEFDSVGQEMAKSMMTFLLPQAIPLLKKGSRKEKGTVSPSEILPCAPSPGVILAVNNDRMEEKMYTQNNDFGSMVPTKSFVPDSLEDDQYGDHVVNHVISSSDKAEAGQDSSYPACLLNSHGLLVTVNEHNKSLDVHLETNGTKDIFPYTEVGMASTGGLQECDTNVSESLPVCMSPCKRVFSEEIRDKSANKDECSLGVNIHSMKSNETAVDLPEAINIIDDNQRGMLNSSKASQNENSVKTTVAETGNESFTKVPHLVYTKRKAQNICPIKGNHSGPLSESIICRNSGDICLPESYPSTETLLALETLQMGSSDDNSYKDSFCAEAKTVEHSSCLNADKPSVNSKGLLNGHYPAVLQEQALVGASKEKDTLCSLDLSVSRLENHVDKDVVGHENLLELNDTETSQKQGMGLMHDPNSVPHSSDSKPHSMELNNELTGSLEFVGRYSHQNAVLSVLLSAKGTEIYVCVLCGLLVDKDGSLFIYKVAIEEPRVGCPSFVGHTSVTLPIRKDYFGRIALERSSLQFTPDGQYLVLLDSIKTPYCRQGSIHCLCSTCTSNCSEENTVKIVQVKLGYVSKVASLKAVDGLECILVCEPNNLVAVGESGRLHLWVMNSTWSAQIENFVLPAEDCISPGIVELKRIPNCTHIVVGHNGFGEFSLWDISKRILVSRFSAASSSICQFVPVSLFTWRIKCPVSSYSDIEEHINELVAATSNNQFSLEGEDIAVWLLVSSSSDSDAQQDYVSDDCDSNPMGRWRLALMVKNMVIFGSALDPRLL, from the exons ATGACGAAGCCTAAAGTCGAAGAAGCAAAACCTAACGCGGAAGAGAAACCCGACGATCTCGAAATCAACTCGATCGGCTCCCTCTACAATGGACCTTGGGACAAGAAGTACTGGAGCTCCTCCAGG GGGAAAGATCGGTATCCTTATCCAGTTGGGTACCGGGCTGTTCGAGCTCACAATGGGAGCACATATAAGATGGAAATTCAAGAAGGTCCTAAAGGACCTTTATTTTCG ATAATTGCTGCTGATGGACAATCGTCTTCTGGGCAAACGCCATACATTGCATGGGAGAAATTTCAGAAGGCATTTTTTCCCCGCATGAAGATTTGGCATGGGAAGAGATTTTCGTGTAAAATAGATGGTGTGGAG ttttttgggttcaaaaaTCCATTTGTCCAGAGGCTACTTCGGGAGCTGGCTGCAAACGTTAATGGAACAGCAGAAAGGAGTTTGGTACCCTCAAGCTTCTGCAATGGAGCTTCTAGAACAGATGTCGATAATCGCTTTCCAGATGCACGTCCATACTTGGCAATACCACGAATCACTGGGAAGAGAAGTAGGAGACGTGAAATTGTAAATTCAAAGTCATTCAGTTGGACTAGCATTAAAAGAACCAGACCTGAAGATCTGACATCTTTTGCCGAGCCTTCAGATTCAGTGAAAGGGAGTAAGAGATATCATAATAATGGGAATTCCAAGCTCTCCTCTTCTTTGGAAGGAGAGTATGACATTTGTAAATATTCAAAAGCATCGCCACCATTAGTGCATTTAGTACCTGCTCATCAAGAAGCGAGTGAATTTTCAGTCAAAGATAGTTTGCCATTGGATTCTGTTGGCTTCTCCAATCATCCCAGGATGGATGCTGTCCATGAAGAAGCAAGGCTTTTTGTTGGTTCTGGAAATTGCAAATCTACTGTGGTAGCCAGCAACTTGTCTGTGGATGAAGAAAAACCT CTTGATAGGACTGAAGATCCCAATCCAATGGTaccagaaaacaaaactgTAGATACAGTGCCAAAAGATTCTGAAGGTCTTACTGATGTTGACCTTTGTGCTCCCGATACCTATTTTACACAGG ATAAGACTTCTGATTCTGCTCCAGCTTTCCAGGATAGAAGTGCATCGAATGTGGTCATTTCTGAAGGATTGCTGACAGAATCACATCGAGAAGAAGAAACAGCCACCTCTAAATCAAATGCAAGTTCTGAAATGAGTGAGTTTGATTCGGTTGGTCAAGAAATGGCCAAGTCAATGATGACATTTCTTCTTCCGCAAGCTATTCCTCTGCTCAAGAAGGGCTCAAGGAAGGAAAAGGGTACTGTGAGCCCTTCTGAAATTCTGCCTTGTGCTCCATCCCCTG GTGTAATACTTGCTGTAAATAACGATCGAATGGAGGAAAAGATGTACACCcaaaataatgattttggttCAATGGTTCCAACAAAGTCTTTTGTTCCTGACAGCTTGGAGGATGATCAATACGGTGACCATGTAGTCAACCACGTGATATCTTCCTCTGATAAGGCTGAAGCTGGTCAAGATAGTTCTTACCCTGCATGCCTTCTCAACAGTCATGGGCTTCTTGTTACTGTTAATGAGCATAACAAATCATTAGATGTTCATCTTGAGACCAATGGAACCAAAGATATTTTTCCTTATACGGAAGTGGGCATGGCTTCTACTGGGGGGCTTCAGGAATGTGACACCAACGTATCTGAGTCTCTTCCAGTATGTATGTCTCCTTGTAAAAGAGTCTTTTCTGAAGAAATCAGGGATAAATCTGCTAATAAGGATGAATGCTCACTAGGTGTTAATATCCATTCTATGAAGAGCAATGAAACTGCAGTTGATCTTCCTGAAG CCATAAATATAATTGATGATAACCAAAGAGGCATGTTGAATTCTTCAAAAGCATCACAGAATGAAAATTCTGTTAAGACAACTGTTGCAGAAACTGGAAATGAGTCCTTCACTAAAGTTCCACACTTGGTATATACCAAGAGAAAAGCTCAAAATATATGCCCTATTAAAGGAAATCACAGTGGTCCACTCTCAGAGAGTATAATATGCAGAAACAGTGGAGATATTTGTTTGCCTGAATCATACCCTTCCACAGAGACTTTGCTTGCGTTGGAGACTCTTCAGATGGGTTCTTCTGATGACAATTCATATAAAGATTCATTCTGTGCTGAAGCCAAGACTGTGGAACATTCCAGTTGTTTGAATGCAGACAAACCTTCTGTGAATTCTAAAGGTCTCTTAAACGGTCATTATCCTGCTGTATTACAAGAGCAAGCATTGGTTGGTGCctccaaagaaaaagatactTTGTGCTCTCTTGATTTGTCTGTTTCACGTTTAGAAAACCATGTTGACAAGGATGTGGTTGGGCACGAGAACCTCCTTGAGCTAAACGACACTGAAACATCTCAGAAACAGGGGATGGGTCTCATGCATGATCCCAATAGTGTTCCGCATAGTTCAGATTCAAAGCCTCACAGTATGGAACTTAATAACGAACTAACAGGCAGTCTTGAGTTCGTGGGACGTTATTCCCATCAAAATGCTGTTTTGTCAGTATTGTTGAGTGCAAAAGGGACTGAAATTTACGTTTGTGTTTTATGTGGCCTTCTGGTTGATAAGGACGGAAGCCTGTTCATCTATAAGGTAGCAATTGAGGAACCAAGGGTTGGATGCCCTTCTTTTGTTGGTCACACATCAGTAACATTGCCGATTCGAAAAGACTATTTTGGTAGA ATTGCTTTGGAAAGATCCAGTTTGCAATTCACCCCGGACGGGCAATATCTAGTTTTACTTGACAGCATTAAAACACCTTACTGCAG GCAGGGGAGCATCCATTGTTTGTGCTCCACATGTACGTCAAACTGCTCGGAGGAGAATACAGTAAAGATTGTGCAAGTAAAACTTGGCTATGTTTCAAAGGTGGCAAGTTTGAAAGCAGTAGACGGTTTAGAATGCATATTGGTTTGTGAACCTAATAATCTTGTTGCTGTTGGAGAAAGTGGGAGACTGCATCTGTGGGTTATGAATTCAACATGGAG TGCGCAAATAGAGAATTTTGTTCTGCCAGCTGAAGATTGCATCTCCCCTGGAATAGTGGAGTTGAAGAGAATTCCAAATTGTACTCATATAGTTGTTGGGCATAATGGTTTTGGTGAATTCAGTTTATG GGATATTTCTAAACGCATCCTTGTGTCGAGGTTCTCTGCAGCAAGCTCTTCAATCTGTCAATTCGTTCCTGTCAGTTTGTTTACTTGGCGAATAAAATGCCCTGTTTCAAGCTACTCTGATATAGAAGAACACATCAATGAGTTGGTGGCTGCCACATCCAATAACCAATTTTCTTTGGAGGGGGAAGACATTGCTGTATGGCTTCTTGTCTCATCATCTTCTGATTCTGATGCTCAACAAGACTATGTATCAGATGATTGTGACTCGAATCCAATGGGGAGGTGGAGGCTTGCTCTAATGGTGAAAAATATGGTGATCTTCGGAAGTGCATTGGATCCAAG GCTGCTGTGA